One window of Silurus meridionalis isolate SWU-2019-XX chromosome 9, ASM1480568v1, whole genome shotgun sequence genomic DNA carries:
- the LOC124390998 gene encoding adhesion G-protein coupled receptor G1-like — translation MYSQQRDADMILLYFMLLSPLLTTPSKSVQPSLSPLNCLSRMSNKPVCNSKCCKVNYIKEEKNLINQHIKSQFTGSFITCDYGNLKMTLVKFNMMKTTDDQHVKISAPKLSDDDPPIEVFVPIEAFLNVSKEQAKIGVVSYISSQHYIDDSSTVLMSKVIRVEALGRELKDLSNRLVIHFPVNRSKTISETQTLSCQFYNETEKNWDDRGSFTSLEIFYSNNTVICSYDHMTPFAVLLVDMKQIDPQQWKILSYLTYIGCSLSSFISAVTIFLYVFMKVSNRDSSMGIHVSLCLAVFLLNTSFLFIEWGATWSQNSACVIIAVIIQYSLLACFSWMAIEALHLYLLLIKVFNIYIKHYLLKLSLIGWGVPAVLVGGSLCVFGSTPFYGRKELILSDTNGTTHL, via the exons ATGTATTCACAGCAGAGAGATGCTGATATGATACTCCTCTACTTTATGCTTCTGTCACCCCTGTTGACTACACcaagtaaat CAGTCCAGCCATCCTTATCTCCTTTGAACTGCCTTTCACGCATGTCCAATAAACCAGTCTGCAATTCCAAATGTTGTAAAGTAAATTACataaa GGAAGAGAAAAATCTCATCAATCAGCATATCAAATCCCAGTTTACTGGGTCTTTCATTACCTGTGACTATGGgaatttaaaaatgactctAGTTAAGTTTAATATGATGAAAACCACAGATGACCAGCATGTAAAGATTTCTGCGCCAAAG CTGTCTGATGATGATCCACCAATAGAGGTATTTGTCCCGATTGAGGCATTCCTGAATGTCTCAAAGGAGCAGGCAAAAATTGGGGTGGTGTCATATATCTCTTCTCAACATTATATA GATGACTCGAGCACTGTGTTGATGTCCAAAGTCATACGTGTTGAAGCTCTTGGACGTGAACTTAAGGACTTGTCCAATCGACTTGTTATCCATTTTCCAGTAAACAGAAGTAAAACAATATCT GAAACCCAGACCCTGTCGTGTCAGTTCTATAATGAAACAg AGAAGAATTGGGATGACAGAGGTTCTTTCACCAGCCTGGAAATCTTTTACAGCAACAACACTGTAATCTGCTCATATGATCATATGACCCCATTTGCTGTACTTCTG GTTGACATGAAACAAATTGATCCTCAGCAGTGGAAAATCCTGTCCTATCTTACCTACATAGGTTGCAGTCTTTCATCATTTATCTCAGCAGTCACCATCTTCCTCTACGTTTTTATGAA gGTATCAAACAGAGACAGTTCCATGGGTATCCATGTATCTTTGTGCTTAGCTGTTTTCCTATTAAACACCAGCTTCTTGTTCATTGAATGGGGAGCGACATGGTCTCAAAATAGTGCATGTGTCATAATAGCAgtaataatacagtacagtctCCTGGCCTGTTTCTCCTGGATGGCGATTGAAGCTTTACACTTGTACTTGCTTCTAATCAAAGTGTTCAACATCTACATCAAGCACTACCTTCTCAAGCTGTCACTCATTGGATGGG GCGTGCCAGCTGTCCTTGTTGGAGgcagcctgtgtgtgtttggcagtACGCCTTTTTATGGCCGGAAAGAGCTAATTTTATCGGACACAAATGGAACAACGCACTTGTAA